One genomic window of Magnolia sinica isolate HGM2019 chromosome 3, MsV1, whole genome shotgun sequence includes the following:
- the LOC131239589 gene encoding protein STRUBBELIG-RECEPTOR FAMILY 6-like, whose amino-acid sequence MDASHAIRKSFNAKVADFRQVQDGINAYPPYESGSRRHFQHQYFYGINSDIRDYRLLLLELLTGCPPFDETTKQRLDKWAKDELQKIGNIAKLNDKKFRGSYYREIEELLMKVVFRCFDQRDYRPRMDRVLNTMENIAIFCNVQTL is encoded by the exons TCATTCAATGCAAAGGTCGCAGACTTCAGACAGGTGCAGGATGGTATAAATGCATACCCTCCATATGAATCAGGCTCACGCCGTCATTTTCAGCACCAAT actTCTATGGTATTAATTCAGATATTCGGGACTATAGATTGCTGCTGCTGGAATTATTAACCGGTTGTCCACCCTTTGATGAAACCACAAAGCAGAGGTTAGATAAATGGGCGAAAGATGAATTGCAGAAAATCGGTAACATTGCAAAGCTCAATGATAAAAAGTTTAGAGGGAGCTATTATCGTGAAATTGAAGAATTATTAATGAAAGTTGTTTTTCGGTGCTTCGATCAGAGAGATTACCGCCCAAGGATGGATCGGGTTCTGAATACGATGGAAAATATTGCAATTTTTTGTAATGTGCAAACATTGTGA